The following are encoded in a window of Vidua macroura isolate BioBank_ID:100142 chromosome 26, ASM2450914v1, whole genome shotgun sequence genomic DNA:
- the ABCA7 gene encoding phospholipid-transporting ATPase ABCA7 — translation MAVGTQLGLLLWKNFTYRRRQRIQLAIEILWPLFLFLILISVRRSHPPFKQHECHFPNKALPSAGTLPWLQGIICNMNNPCFRHPTAGEAPGVVGNFDGSIVSRLLTEARQVLLRGHGQRLLRSFARLLPALRRLRDSGNQRRALPVREYLRENETFSRFLRTNTSLPPALVDELMGARLSPRIFSLASIRLPLKALVCNASVLGGFLVGGGADSTQSLQQGLCALPSSQLRAMEGSFLSQMDFPRLLTEQLSSEWGGITGTVEALGSFLRDAASLMEEVSSMTSLAELRQEIVGLRAPNTSTGAFTALSRIACGHPEGGGLRIPSLNWYEDNDVKAFLDRNSSEQRPVASGSTSPFCRELLRSLESSPLSQIFWRGIKPLFVGKILYTPPGPGPDSVMAEVNRTFRELAVLGELGGAWQELGPRIYTLLNSSLEMQVLQDLLLAPSTAQLLDGFLNGTSWKLPELVTFLTGPAGGPGLTWHQVYADVDAVLSTLSQFMECVCLDKIEAVATEEQLVARALELLEEQQFWAAVVFQPPINATAPGLPPHVRYKIRMDIDDVTRTNKIKDRFWDPGPAADPFSDLRYVWGGFVYIQDLVEQAVVRVQTGAAPRTGVYVQQMPYPCYVDDVFLRVLNRSLPLFMTLAWIYSVAMIIKGVVHEKETRLKETMKTMGLSSGILWLSWFLSSFIPFLLSSALLVLILKLGNILPYSDPAVIFLFLSTFSVATISQCFLISTFFPRANLASACGGIIYFSLYLPYVLCVAWRDYITFPIRVLVSLLSPVAFGFGCEYFSLYEEQGVGIQWHNLAASPVPGDLYSFAAAVGLLLLDAVLYGLATWYLEGVFPGQYGIPKPWNFPFLKSYWFGESPSSGHSLYHTSPHTAPQVLVEEPPADLEPGVSIRNLVKVYGSSGRAAVNGLSLDFYEGQITSFLGHNGAGKTTTMSILTGLLPPTSGTAYILGWDIRSDIDSIRKSMGMCPQHNVLFDILTVEEHVWFYGRLKGLSEQQVQEEMEQLLQDTGLPHKRREQTRNLSGGMQRKLSVAIAFVGGSRVVILDEPTAGVDPFSRRSIWELLLKYRKGRTIILSTHYMDEAELLGDRTAIISQGRLCCCGSPLFLKARLGTGYHLTLVKRERSGTGNAGTVPGITKKDGSDSEHSSDTGLGSERGSDASAMDVAQLSALIQKLVPGSRLVEDIGHEVLFVLPYSGARDGAFGELFRELDARLGELGVSSYGISDTTLEEIFLKVAEDTALDTDTTGTMKGAVRGEMGDGDVADGEMAEEPRETDLLRGAAGQACGRVRGWALTCRQLRALFTKRMLHARRSTRGFFAQIVLPAVFVCIALLFSLIVPPFGRYPPLQLQPWMYGQQFTFFSNDAPGDPDTARLLEALLAEPGFGTKCMKEEGKATGLCPPASHPDGFSAPPAPPSLLEVLQRGNWTRAQPSPPCQCSGPGAHRMLPECPEGAGGLPPPQVQRGTGDILQNLTGRNISDYLVKTYPQIIRQELRNKKWVNEQRYGGFSLGAGSSQALPSAAEVDQAVLELRALLNITLGSPSDRLLANLSRFIEGLDARRNIKVWFNNKGWHAMVSFLNVASNGLLRARLPPGTDPARFGITATNHPLNLTKEQLSEAALMATSVDVLVSICVIFAMSFVPASFVVFLIEERVSKAKHLQFVSGMKPITYWLGNFAWDMCNYLVPALLVILIFLCFQQESYVSSANLPSLVLLLLLYGWSITPLMYPASFLFSIPSTAYVALTCINLFIGINGSVATFVLELFVDQNLNDINRVLKKVFLIFPHFCLGRGLIDMVKNQAMADAFERFGDKRFVSPLSWDLAGKNMFAMAIEGIVFFLFTLLLQYHRFFLRLGPRALELPSLGDEDRDVARERARVGSIPPHGHLLLLKDLTKVYRRRKAPAVDRLCVAIPPGECFGLLGVNGAGKTSTFKMLTGDTEVTLGEAWLKGHSVLTDLQSVHQHMGYCPQFDAITDLLTGREHLEFYSRLRGIPEEETPRAAQWGIAALGLGPHADRPAGKYSGGNKRKLSTAIALLGCPPVVFLDEPTTGMDPQARRFLWERILGVIRDGRSVVLTSHSMEECEALCTRMAIMVNGRFRCLGSVQHLKNRFGDGYTVVVRAGGPGPAAVQTLLQQHFPGIVLREQHGGLLQYHLPARVTSLATVFSLLAAHRGPCHIEDYSVSQTTLDQVFMHFAQEQGDGDAEEVTAPGQDAAPSPGRRLSRFLEDDSYQESAV, via the exons ATGGCCGTGGGcacccagctggggctgctgctctggaagaaCTTCACCTACCGCCGACGGCAGCGG ATCCAGCTGGCTATCGAGATCCTGTGgcccctcttcctcttccttatCTTGATCTCAGTGCGGCGATCCCACCCGCCCTTCAAGCAGCACGAGT GCCACTTTCCCAACAAGGCGCTGCCGTCTGCGGggaccctgccctggctgcagggcatCATCTGCAACATGAACAACCCCTGCTTCCGGCACCCCACGGCGGGAGAGGCCCCTGGCGTGGTGGGCAACTTCGACGGCTCCAT CGTCTCCCGTCTCCTGACCGAAGCCCGGCAGGTCCTGCTCCGCGGGCACGGGCAGCGGCTCCTGCGCAGCTTCGCCCGGCTCCTGCCCGCCCTGCGCCGGCTCCGGGACAGCGGGAACCAGCGGAGGG ctctgccggTGAGGGAGTACTTGAGAGAGAACGAGACCTTCTCCCGGTTCCTGCGGACCAACACATCTCTGCCCCCCGCGCTGGTGGATGAGCTGATGGGGGCTCGGCTCAGCCCCCGCATC TTCTCCCTGGCGAGCATTCGCCTCCCGCTAAAGGCCCTGGTCTGCAACGCCTCGGTCCTGGGGGGGTTCCTGGTGGGCGGCGGCGCCGACTCcacccagagcctgcagcaagGACTCTGCGcgctgcccagctcccagctccgtGCCATGGAGggctccttcctctcccagaTGGACTTCCCACGACTCCTGACG GAACAGCTGAGCTCAGAGTGGGGCGGGATCACTGGCACGGTGGAAGCTTTGGGCAGCTTCCTGCGGGATGCAGCATCCCTGATGGAGGAG GTCTCCTCCATGACCAGCCTGGCCGAGCTGCGTCAGGAGATTGTGGGGCTGAGGGCCCCCAACACCAGCACGGGCGCCTTCACAGCCCTGTCACGCATCGCCTGTGGCCACCCCGAGGGCGGGGGGCTCAGGATCCCCTCCCTCAACTGGTACGAGGACAATGATGTCAAAGCCTTCCTGGACCGGAACAGCTCGGAGCAGAGACCCGTGGCCTCAGGCAGCACCA gtcccttctGCCGGGAGCTGCTCCGCAGCCTGGAGTCCAGCCCCCTCTCACAGATCTTCTGGCGGGGGATCAAGCCCCTCTTTGTGGGGAAGATCCTGTACACCCCACCTGGGCCCGGCCCCGACAGTGTCATGGCTGAG GTGAATCGGACCTTCCGGGAGCTGGCGGTGCTGGGGGAGTTGGGGGgtgcctggcaggagctgggaccCCGAATCTACACCCTCCTCAACAGCAGCCTGGAGATGCAGGTGCTCCAG gacctgctgctggccccgagcacagcccagctcctggatgGGTTCCTCAACGGCACCTCCTGGAAGCTGCCGGAGCTGGTCACATTCCTGACGGGGCCAGCGGGGGGACCAGGCCTCACCTGGCACCAGGTGTACGCTGATGTGGACGCAGTCCTGAGCACGCTGTCACAGTTCATGGAG TGTGTCTGCCTGGACAAGATCGAGGCAGTGGCCACCGAGGAGCAGCTGGTAGCCcgagccctggagctgctggaggagcagcagtttTGGGCAGCAGTGGTCTTCCAGCCCCCCATCAATGCCACGGCCCCCGGACTGCCACCCCACGTCCGCTACAAAATCCGCATGGACATTGACGACGTCACGAGAACCAACAAGATCAAGGACAG GTTCTGGGACCCAGGCCCCGCAGCTGACCCCTTCAGTGACCTGCGCTACGTCTGGGGGGGCTTCGTCTACATCCAGGACCTGGTGGAGCAGGCGGTGGTGCGGGTGCAGACTGGGGCTGCCCCACGGACAGGGGTCTACGTCCAGCAGATGCCCTACCCCTGCTACGTGGACGATGT GTTCTTGAGGGTCCTGAACCGCTCGCTGCCTCTCTTCATGACACTGGCCTGGATCTACTCAGTGGCCATGATCATCAAGGGGGTGGTGCACGAGAAGGAGACACGTCTCAAGGAGACCATGAAGACCATGGGGCTGAGCAGTGGGATCCTCTGGCTCAGCTGGTTCCTCAGCAGCTTCATCCCCTtcctcctcagctctgccctccttGTCCTCATCCTTAAG CTGGGAAACATCCTGCCCTACAGCGACCCAGCagtcatcttcctcttcctcagcacCTTCTCAGTGGCCACCATCAGCCAGTGTTTCCTCATCAGCACCTTCTTCCCCCGTGCCAACCTGGCCTCGGCGTGCGGTGGCATCATTTACTTCTCGCTGTACCTGCCCTACGTGCTGTGCGTTGCCTGGCGCGACTACATCACCTTCCCAATCCGTGTCCTTGTG AGCCTGCTGTCCCCCGTGGCCTTCGGCTTCGGCTGCGAATACTTCTCCCTCTACGAGGAGCAGGGGGTGGGCATCCAGTGGCACAACCTGGCTGCCAGCCCCGTGCCCGGAGACCTGTACAGCTTTGCTGCGGccgtggggctgctgctgctggacgCTGTCCTCTACGGCCTGGCCACCTGGTACCTCGAGGGTGTCTTCCCAG GTCAGTACGGGATCCCCAAGCCCTGGAATTTCCCCTTCCTGAAGAGCTACTGGTTTGGAGAGTCACCCTCATCTGGGCACTCCCTGTACCACACCAGCCCCCACACTGCACCCCAAG TGCTGGTGGAGGAGCCGCCTGCCGACCTCGAGCCCGGCGTCTCCATCCGCAACCTGGTGAAGGTCTATGGCAGCAGCGGCCGTGCGGCTGTCAACGGGCTGAGCCTGGACTTCTACGAGGGGCAGATCACATCCTTCCTGGGCCACAACGGCGCTGGAAAGACCACCACCAT GTCCATCCTGACTGGCCTCCTGCCCCCCACCTCGGGCACTGCCTATATCCTGGGCTGGGACATCCGCTCCGACATCGACAGCATCCGCAAATCCATGGGGATGTGTCCCCAGCACAACGTGCTCTTTGACAT cctgACGGTGGAGGAGCACGTCTGGTTCTACGGGCGGCTGAAGGGGCTCTCGGAGCAGCAGgtgcaggaggagatggagcagctgctgcaggacacGGGGCTGCCCCACAAGCGCCGGGAGCAGACCAGGAACCTCTCGG GCGGGATGCAGCGGAAGCTCTCGGTGGCCATCGCCTTCGTGGGCGGCTCCCGGGTGGTCATCCTGGATGAGCCCACGGCCGGCGTCGACCCCTTCTCCCGCCGCAGcatctgggagctgctgctcaagTACCGCAAAG GCCGCACCATCATCCTGTCCACCCACTACATGGACGAGGCGGAGCTCCTGGGGGACCGCACGGCCATCATCTCACAGGGCCGGCTCTGCTGCTGCGGGTCCCCCCTCTTCCTCAAGGCCAGGCTTGGCACCGGGTACCACCTCACCCTGGTGAAGCGGGAGAGGAGCGGGACAGGCAACGCTGGCACTGTCCCCGGTATCACCAAAAAG GACGGCAGTGACTCGGAGCACAGCAGCGACACAGGCCTGGGCAGCGAGCGAGGCAGCGACGCCAGCGCCATGG ATGTGGCCCAGCTGTCGGCGCTGATCCAGAAGCTGGTCCCTGGCTCCCGGCTGGTGGAGGACATCGGGCACGAGGTGCTCTTCGTCCTGCCCTACAGCGGGGCCAGGGACGGGGCCTTCGGGGAGCTGTTCCGTGAGCTGGACGCACGcctgggggaactgggggtCTCCAGCTACGGCATCTCTGACACCACCCTGGAAGAG ATATTCCTGAAGGTGGCCGAGGACACAGCGCTGGACACTGACACCACAG GCACCATGAAAGGAGCAGTCCGTGGCGAGATGGGGGATGGGGATGTGGCCGATGGAGAGATGG CGGAGGAGCCCCGGGAGACGGACCTGctgcggggggcggcggggcaggCCTGCGGCAGGGTGCGGGGCTGGGCGCTCACCTGCCGCCAGCTCCGCGCTCTCTTCACCAAGAGGATGCTCCACGCTCGGCGCAGCACCCGCGGATTCTTCGCGCAG ATCGTCCTCCCCGCCGTCTTCGTCTGCATCGCGCTGCTCTTCAGCCTCATCGTGCCGCCCTTCGGGAGGTACCCGccgctgcagctccagccctggatgTACGGGCAGCAGTTCACCTTTTtcag CAACGACGCCCCGGGAGACCCCGACACGGCCCGGCTGCTGGAGGCGCTCCTGGCCGAGCCCGGCTTCGGCACCAAGTGCATGAAGGAAGAGGGGAAGGC gacagggctgtgcccaCCAGCCTCCCACCCCGATGGCTTCTCGGCCCCCCCGGCgcccccatccctgctggaagtgctgcagcGTGGGAACTGGACACGGGCCCAGCCATCCCCCCCGTGTCAGTGCAGTGGGCCAGGGGCACACAGGATGCTGCCTGAGTGTCCTGAGGGGGCCGGGGGGCTCCCACCACCCCAG GTGCagaggggcacaggggacatCCTTCAGAACCTGACGGGCAGGAACATCTCTGACTACCTGGTGAAGACCTATCCCCAGATCATCCGTCAGGA GCTGAGGAACAAGAAGTGGGTGAATGAGCAGAG GTACGGTGGCTTCTCCCTGGGTGCCGGCAGCTCCCAGGCCCTGCCGTCAGCAGCAGAGGTGGatcaggcagtgctggagctccGGGCGCTGCTCAACATCACCCTG GGCAGCCCCTCGGATCGGCTCCTGGCCAACCTCAGCCGCTTCATCGAGGGTTTGGATGCCCGCAGGAATATCAAG GTCTGGTTCAACAACAAGGGCTGGCACGCCATGGTCTCCTTCCTCAACGTGGCCAGCAATGGGCTGCTGCGAGCCCGGCTACCCCCCGGCACCGACCCCGCGCGCTTCGGCATCACGGCCACCAACCACCCCCTCAACCTCACCAAGGAGCAGCTCTCCGAGGCCGCCCT GATGGCCACCTCTGTGGACGTGCTGGTCTCCATCTGCGTGATCTTCGCCATGTCCTTCGTCCCGGCCAGCTTCGTCGTCTTCCTCATTGAGGAGCGGGTCAGCAAGGCCAAGCACCTTCAGTTTGTCAGCGGGATGAAGCCCATCACCTACTGGCTGGGCAACTTCGCCTGGGACatg TGCAACTACCtggtcccagcactgctggtcatcctcatcttcctctgcttccagcaggaATCCTACGTGTCCTCGGCCAACCTGCcctccctggtgctgctgctgctgctctacGG ATGGTCCATCACCCCCCTGATGtatccagcctccttcctcttCAGCATCCCCAGCACCGCCTACGTGGCCCTGACCTGCATCAACCTCTTCATCGGCATCAACGGCAGCGTGGCCACCTTTGTGCTGGAGCTCTTCGTGGACCAG AACCTCAATGACATCAACCGTGTCCTGAAGAAggttttcctcatcttccccCACTTCTGCTTGGGCCGAGGCCTCATTGACATGGTGAAGAACCAGGCAATGGCTGATGCCTTTGAGAGGTTTG GGGACAAGCGCTTCGTGTCCCCCCTGTCCTGGGACCTGGCAGGGAAGAACATGTTTGCCATGGCCATCGAGGGCATCgtcttcttcctcttcaccCTCCTGCTGCAGTACCACCGCTTCTTCCTGCGCCTGGG CCCACgggctctggagctgccctCGCTGGGAGATGAGGACAGGGACGTGGCCAGGGAGCGGGCGAGGGTGGGCAGCATCCCCCCACACGGCCACCTCCTGCTTCTGAAGGACCTGACCAAG GTGTACCGGCGCAGGAAGGCTCCGGCCGTGGACCGGCTCTGCGTGGCCATCCCCCCCGGAGAG TGCTTTGGCCTCCTGGGGGTGAATGGGGCCGGGAAAACGTCCACCTTCAAGATGCtgacaggggacacagaggtGACGCTGGGGGAGGCCTGGTTGAAGGGGCACAG TGTGCTCACCGACCTCCAGTCTGTCCACCAGCACATGGGTTACTGTCCCCAGTTTGACGCCATCACGGACCTGCTGACAGGGCGGGAGCACCTGGAGTTCTACAGCCGCCTGCGTGGGATCCCGGAGGAGGAGACCCCCAGG GCGGCTCAGTGGGGCATcgctgctctggggctgggccCGCACGCGGACCGGCCGGCGGGCAAGTACAGCGGCGGCAACAAACGCAAGCTCTCCACGGCCATCGCCCTCCTCGGCTGTCCCCCTGTGGTTTTCCTG GATGAGCCCACAACGGGAATGGACCCACAAGCGCGGAGGTTCCTGTGGGAGCGCATCCTTGGCGTTATCCGGGACGGCCGGTCCGTGGTGCTCACGTCCCACAG CATGGAGGAGTGTGAGGCGCTCTGCACCAGGATGGCCATCATGGTCAACGGCCGCTTCCGCTGCCTGGGCAGCGTCCAGCACCTCAAGAACAG gttTGGGGATGGGTACACGGTGGTGGTGCGGGCGGGGGGCCCTGGCCCAGCGGCGGTGCagaccctgctgcagcagcacttcccCGGCATCGTGCTGCGGGAGCAGCACGGGGGGCTGCTGCAGTACCACCTGcctgcccgtgtcacctcccTGGCCACCGTCTTCAGCCTTCTGGCCGCCCACCGTGGCCCCTGCCACATAGAGGACTACTCCGTGTCCCAGACCACGCTGGACCAG gTCTTCATGCACTTTGCCCAGGAGCAGGGCGATGGTGACGCCGAGGAGGTCACAGCCCCGGGGCAGGatgctgcccccagccccgggaggaggctgagcaggttccTGGAGGACGACAGCTACCAGGAGAGCGCTGTCTGA